In one Rutidosis leptorrhynchoides isolate AG116_Rl617_1_P2 chromosome 8, CSIRO_AGI_Rlap_v1, whole genome shotgun sequence genomic region, the following are encoded:
- the LOC139861551 gene encoding protein neprosin-like, with translation MGFKITKDESCFCFFCFHFNHITRQPGVKSTLQQQKQTPKQQIVNSSYCFKIPSFFVFMILLFSNIFPATATDKPRPDDQIFRPREESNKMKLIRAHLMKINKPFVKSIQSPEGDTIDCVWTRHQPAFDHPKLNGTKPLDPPERPYGYEQTEMKYEDHQLWSLSGETCPEGTIPIRRTSEQDILRANSIRKFGQKIPRPIKRDTSSYGHEHAVGYVNGNKYYGAKASINVWAPKVTNRYEFSLSQMWLISGSFGNDLNTIEAGWQVSPELYGDSYPRFFTYWTTDAYQTTGCYNLLCSGFVQTNNKIAIGAAISPRSVYNGGQFDISLLIWKDPKHGNWWLEFGSGTLVGYWPASLFTHLRDHASMVQFGGEIVNSRVAGSHTSTQMGSGHFSNQGFGKASYFRNMQVVDWDNSLIPLSNFKILADHPNCYDIRGGINRVWGNYIYYGGPGKNPRCP, from the exons ATGGGCTTTAAAATAACCAAAGATGAATCTTGTTTTTGTTTCTTCTGTTTTCATTTTAATCACATTACAAGACAACCAGGAGTCAAGTCCACACTTCAACAACAAAAACAAACACCAAAACAACAAATAGTGAATTCATCTTATTGTTTTAAAATCCCTTCTTTCTTTGTTTTCATGATCTTGCTATTTTCAAATATTTTTCCGGCTACCGCGACCGATAAACCTCGGCCAGATGATCAAATTTTCCGGCCAAGAGAAGAATCAAACAAGATGAAGTTGATTAGAGCTCATTTGATGAAGATCAACAAACCTTTTGTTAAATCAATTCAG AGCCCAGAAGGTGATACAATAGATTGTGTATGGACTCGTCATCAGCCAGCATTTGATCATCCTAAGTTGAATGGAACTAAACCATTG GATCCACCAGAGAGACCATATGGTTATGAACAAACAGAAATGAAGTATGAAGATCATCAATTATGGAGTTTATCAGGTGAAACATGTCCAGAAGGAACAATTCCAATTAGAAGAACAAGTGAACAAGACATTTTAAGAGCTAATTCGATTcgaaaatttggtcaaaaaattccAAGACCAATTAAAAGAGACACTTCTTCCTATGGTCATGAG CATGCAGTTGGGTATGTAAATGGGAATAAATACTATGGAGCGAAAGCAAGCATAAATGTGTGGGCTCCAAAGGTGACCAATAGATATGAATTCAGTCTATCACAAATGTGGCTTATTTCTGGTTCTTTTGGTAATGATCTCAACACCATTGAAGCTGGCTGGCAG GTAAGCCCAGAACTATATGGAGATAGCTACCCAAGATTCTTCACTTATTGGACC ACTGATGCGTATCAAACAACTGGATGCTACAACTTGTTATGTTCTGGATTTGTACAAACGAATAATAAGATTGCGATCGGAGCTGCTATATCTCCCAGATCGGTATACAATGGAGGACAATTTGATATCAGTTTATTGATATGGAAG GATCCGAAGCATGGAAATTGGTGGCTAGAATTTGGGTCTGGTACCTTGGTCGGGTACTGGCCCGCTTCTCTATTCACTCATCTCCGAGATCATGCGAGCATGGTTCAATTCGGGGGAGAAATTGTGAATAGTCGGGTTGCGGGTTCTCACACTTCGACCCAAATGGGAAGCGGGCATTTTTCAAATCAAGGGTTTGGTAAAGCTTCATATTTTAGAAACATGCAAGTGGTTGATTGGGATAATAGTCTAATCCCTTTGTCTAATTTTAAGATATTAGCGGATCATCCAAATTGTTATGATATAAGAGGTGGGATTAATAGAGTTTGGGGTAATTATATTTATTACGGTGGCCCAGGTAAAAATCCTAGATGTCCGTAA